One Tachysurus fulvidraco isolate hzauxx_2018 chromosome 2, HZAU_PFXX_2.0, whole genome shotgun sequence DNA segment encodes these proteins:
- the ctns gene encoding cystinosin — protein sequence MQTGAVALLFVSLSVFRTNCDGGVSLSAPAVVDLEEKFSKNITIKASSPLNFTAYIYFNITYESANFSSIIHLPDVVVLPAKNVSTVFEVQAKSVGQVTAYLYSNNTDIQRLQTRIRFLVIRSKVLDVINQIIGWIYFLAWSISFYPQVYENWKRKSVVGLNFDFLSLNLTGFIAYSVFNIGLFWVPYIKEEFLKDNPNGVNPVDANDVFFSLHAVVLTLVYIVQCAIYERGGQKVSKVVIFFLVVAWTFAFVTLFVAVAQKISWITYLYYFSYIKLGITLIKYIPQAYMNYQRQSTEGWSIGNVLLDLTGGSFSVLQMFLQSYNNNQWKLIFGDPTKFGLGIFSIFFDIIFMIQHYCLYRNKGPVYQVMSGED from the exons ATGGCGGAGTGTCCTTAAGTGCTCCAGCTGTTGTTGACCTGGAGGAGAAATTCTCCAAAAATATCACCATCAAGGCAAG TTCTCCTCTGAATTTTACTGCATACATCTACTTCAACATTACGTATGAGTCAGCAAATTTCTCTTCAATAATTCATCTTCCAGATGTG GTTGTTTTGCCAGCAAAAAATGTATCCACTGTTTTTGAAGTGCAAGCAAAAAGCGTTGGACAGGTCACTGCTTATCTGTACAGCAACAACACTGACATCCAAAG ATTACAAACTCGAATCAGATTTTTGGTCATCAGAAGCAAAGTTCTTGATGTCATCAACCAAATCATAGGATGGATCTACTTTCTGGCTTGGTCTATTTCCTTCTATCCTCAGGTGTATGAAaactggaaaagaaaaag TGTCGTGGGCCTGAACTTTGATTTTCTCTCACTGAACCTGACTGGATTCATTGCTTATAGTGTATTCAATATAGGCCTTTTTTGGGTACCTTACATAAAG GAAGAATTCTTGAAGGATAATCCAAATGGAGTCAATCCAGTGGATGCCAATGATGTGTTTTTCAGTCTCCATGCAGTGGTTCTTACTCTGGTCTACATCGTTCAATGTGCAATATACGAG AGAGGAGGCCAAAAGGTGTCTAAGgtggtcatttttttcttgGTGGTCGCTTGGACCTTCGCATTTGTCACactttttgttgctgttgctcAGAAGATCTCCTGGATAACTTACCTGTACTACTTCTCCTACATCAAACTGGGTATAACACTGATTAAATATATCCCTCAG GCATACATGAACTATCAGAGACAGAGCACAGAAGGGTGGAGCATTGGCAATGTGTTACTGGATTTAACAGGAGGCAGTTTCAGTGTGCTTCAGATGTTCCTGCAGTCTTATAACAAca ACCAGTGGAAGCTTATATTCGGAGACCCAACAAAATTTGGATTGGGGATCTTCTCAATATTTTTCGACATCATATTTATGATCCAGCATTACTGCTTGTACCGCAATAAAGGTCCTGTGTATCAGGTAATGAGTGGTGAAGACTAG